A genomic window from Flavobacterium azooxidireducens includes:
- a CDS encoding DUF2490 domain-containing protein has protein sequence MKFLKISVLLLLSFFSNLSNSQQITDEKRQIWVGYITQSKFSDSFSIWNDFHWVPESFVIARTGLTYHFSNPLKTTSTVGYAHAWFYPTNQNKTFRPEHRVWGQTTFSHQKESFRFFHRIRYEARFRGVITDDFLQNEFNFNYRFRYLFQTRYYFKNPQKNQFFVMASDEILFNAGHEIKNAFRLDQNRISLGLGYQTKTMTFQLAYMNQLIESNNDYSFRMNHNIQLLIFHNFNLTKKTVK, from the coding sequence ATGAAATTTTTAAAGATTTCTGTTTTACTCCTTCTTTCTTTTTTTTCAAATCTGTCTAATTCCCAACAAATTACAGATGAAAAGAGACAGATTTGGGTGGGATACATTACGCAATCAAAATTCTCTGATTCTTTTTCAATTTGGAATGATTTTCATTGGGTTCCGGAAAGTTTTGTGATTGCGAGAACAGGATTGACTTATCATTTTTCAAATCCGCTAAAAACAACTTCAACCGTTGGTTATGCTCACGCTTGGTTTTATCCGACAAATCAAAATAAGACCTTTAGACCGGAACATCGGGTTTGGGGACAAACTACTTTTAGTCATCAAAAAGAAAGTTTTCGATTTTTTCATCGGATTCGGTATGAAGCTAGATTTAGAGGAGTAATTACTGATGATTTTCTTCAAAATGAATTCAATTTTAATTATCGATTCCGCTACCTTTTTCAAACACGATATTATTTTAAAAATCCGCAAAAAAATCAGTTTTTTGTAATGGCTTCGGATGAAATTTTATTTAACGCCGGTCACGAAATTAAAAATGCTTTTCGATTGGATCAAAATAGAATTTCGCTCGGGTTGGGTTATCAAACCAAAACTATGACTTTTCAATTGGCTTATATGAATCAACTAATTGAATCTAACAATGATTATTCGTTTAGAATGAACCACAATATTCAACTGCTTATTTTTCACAATTTTAATTTAACAAAAAAAACAGTTAAATAA
- a CDS encoding sensor histidine kinase yields MNDLTQINQENERLAALKSYNILDTKPEKDFDDIAELASQICQVPISSITLMDKDRQWFKSKVGFDYTEVSIENSFCSFLMMNNMKEIEVENMKIHPYFQTNPHVIGEPNIAFYAGVLLIDPDGHTLGSLCVYDLEPKRLSDFQLNALQKLAHQVIKLLELRKKNALLEENNASLLSKYNELEQFARVVSHDIKSPLNNIISLTNLFQDEYGNVIDEAGNEYLEYISKSSLELKNFVDAILIYYKSDTINTTEKEEIDWNSLFNKIISMLDSKNEYEITLPSHNSIELYSNKMAMEQIISNLISNSIKYNDKEKVKIEIELTELPSEILLSIKDNGIGIAESDFEKVFSFFTTLGKKDRFDNIGTGIGLSTVQKMVHKLDGRIELESEIGRGSTFKLYFKK; encoded by the coding sequence ATGAATGATTTAACCCAAATAAATCAAGAAAATGAGCGATTAGCCGCCTTGAAAAGTTACAATATATTAGATACAAAGCCAGAAAAAGATTTTGATGATATTGCAGAATTAGCTTCGCAGATTTGCCAAGTTCCTATTTCATCTATTACGTTGATGGACAAAGACAGACAATGGTTTAAATCCAAAGTAGGATTTGATTACACTGAAGTTTCGATAGAAAATTCATTTTGTTCCTTCTTAATGATGAACAATATGAAAGAAATTGAGGTGGAAAATATGAAAATTCATCCTTATTTTCAAACAAATCCACACGTAATTGGAGAACCAAATATTGCCTTTTATGCTGGTGTACTTTTGATCGATCCGGATGGTCATACATTGGGAAGCCTTTGTGTGTATGACCTTGAACCAAAAAGATTAAGTGATTTTCAATTAAATGCTCTTCAAAAGTTAGCACACCAAGTCATAAAACTTTTGGAACTCCGAAAAAAGAATGCTTTATTGGAAGAGAACAATGCTAGCTTACTATCAAAATACAATGAATTGGAACAATTTGCCAGAGTTGTTTCGCACGATATAAAATCGCCCTTAAACAATATTATTTCCCTAACTAATCTGTTTCAGGACGAATATGGAAATGTGATTGATGAAGCCGGAAATGAATATTTGGAATACATTTCAAAATCATCTTTGGAACTGAAAAATTTTGTGGATGCCATTTTGATTTATTACAAAAGTGATACGATCAATACAACCGAAAAAGAAGAAATTGATTGGAATAGTTTATTCAACAAAATTATTTCGATGCTCGATTCTAAAAATGAATACGAAATCACTTTGCCTTCACATAATTCAATTGAATTGTATTCGAATAAAATGGCAATGGAACAGATTATTTCAAATTTAATCAGCAACAGTATTAAATACAATGATAAAGAAAAGGTTAAAATTGAAATTGAGTTGACCGAATTACCATCAGAAATTTTACTTTCGATTAAAGATAATGGTATCGGAATTGCTGAATCTGATTTTGAAAAAGTCTTTTCATTCTTTACAACTTTAGGAAAAAAAGACCGCTTTGACAATATTGGAACCGGAATCGGATTATCTACCGTTCAGAAAATGGTTCACAAATTAGATGGTCGAATTGAATTAGAATCAGAAATTGGAAGAGGTTCAACCTTTAAATTATATTTCAAAAAATAA
- a CDS encoding GNAT family N-acetyltransferase codes for MEFILITAQTGNHPTYSPKVIAEFLFTHLEQYGDKTEDILKCIDYVMNPSKGGTIVVGLDENRIVGVVILNNTGMKDYIPENILVYIAVDNSQRGKGYGKNLMQKAIDSTTGSIALHVEPDNPAFHLYKKLGFTNKYLEMRLTK; via the coding sequence ATGGAATTTATACTCATTACCGCTCAAACAGGAAATCATCCAACTTATTCTCCAAAAGTTATTGCTGAATTTTTATTTACTCATTTGGAACAATATGGCGATAAAACCGAAGATATTTTGAAATGCATAGACTATGTGATGAATCCGTCCAAAGGCGGCACTATCGTTGTTGGTTTGGATGAAAATAGAATTGTTGGTGTCGTTATTTTGAACAACACCGGTATGAAAGATTATATTCCTGAAAATATTTTGGTTTACATCGCTGTTGATAATTCGCAACGCGGAAAAGGATACGGAAAAAATCTAATGCAAAAAGCAATTGATTCTACAACAGGATCCATTGCACTGCACGTTGAACCCGATAATCCGGCTTTTCATTTGTATAAAAAATTGGGTTTTACCAACAAATATTTAGAAATGAGGTTAACCAAATAA
- a CDS encoding amidohydrolase, whose translation MENLNQRLESLIRFRKELHKNPELSGKEIETAKRIVSFLEQYPPDEMQTNVGGTGIIAVYKGVEEGKSILFRSELDALPIKETNSFEHRSIKNNVSHKCGHDGHTAILCGLASELHHQRPEKGNVILLFQPAEENGSGAEKVANDDNFKNYKPDYVFALHNLPGFDKNQIVVKDGTFSCAVKSMIIRLKGKIAHAAEPENAINPALAIASIIQKFDEKNQVDKTKPNFSILTPIYISLGEKAYGVSAGKGEVHFTIRCQTNKEMEKLSNELENLIEKIAKNHQLEYKIKWTESFQANENNADANNFIKNTSKILGLDVFEKDTPFSWGEDFGLFTQLYNGAMFGLGAGKDSPALHHSDYDFPDEIISTGVKLFHQISKEINNAH comes from the coding sequence ATGGAAAATTTAAACCAACGACTGGAATCGCTCATTCGTTTTCGAAAAGAATTGCATAAAAACCCTGAATTGTCAGGAAAAGAGATAGAAACTGCAAAAAGAATTGTTTCCTTTTTAGAACAATATCCACCGGATGAAATGCAAACCAATGTGGGTGGAACCGGAATTATTGCCGTTTACAAAGGTGTTGAAGAAGGAAAATCAATTTTATTTCGATCTGAATTGGATGCTTTACCTATCAAAGAAACAAATTCATTTGAACACAGATCAATAAAAAATAATGTTTCACACAAATGTGGACATGATGGTCATACGGCTATTTTGTGCGGATTGGCCAGCGAATTACATCATCAACGACCGGAAAAAGGAAACGTAATTTTATTATTTCAACCTGCCGAAGAAAATGGTTCCGGTGCAGAAAAAGTAGCCAATGATGATAATTTTAAAAACTACAAACCCGATTATGTTTTTGCTTTGCACAACTTACCCGGATTTGATAAAAATCAAATTGTTGTGAAAGACGGTACTTTTTCGTGTGCTGTAAAAAGTATGATTATACGATTAAAAGGAAAAATTGCTCACGCTGCCGAACCTGAAAATGCCATTAATCCAGCCTTGGCAATTGCATCAATCATTCAAAAATTTGATGAGAAAAATCAAGTTGATAAAACGAAACCTAACTTTTCAATCCTTACTCCTATTTACATTTCGTTAGGTGAAAAAGCGTATGGAGTTTCAGCTGGCAAAGGCGAAGTTCATTTCACCATTCGTTGTCAAACTAATAAAGAAATGGAAAAACTTTCAAACGAATTGGAAAATTTGATCGAAAAAATTGCAAAAAATCATCAATTAGAATATAAAATTAAATGGACAGAATCTTTCCAAGCCAATGAAAACAATGCTGATGCGAACAATTTCATCAAAAATACCTCAAAGATTTTAGGATTGGATGTATTTGAAAAAGATACTCCTTTTAGTTGGGGCGAAGATTTTGGATTGTTCACACAACTTTACAATGGAGCAATGTTTGGACTTGGAGCTGGAAAAGATTCTCCGGCTTTGCATCATTCAGATTATGATTTTCCGGATGAAATTATCTCAACTGGCGTAAAATTGTTTCATCAAATCAGTAAAGAAATCAATAATGCACACTAA
- a CDS encoding alanine/ornithine racemase family PLP-dependent enzyme, producing the protein MAFIKLYRSKLQENYSFLDDLFKSRNIEWGVVSKLLCGNVIYLKELIALGATEIHDSRISNLKKVKKLNPAIQTVYIKPPAKLSIKRIVEFADVSFNTEIFTIKLLSEEAIRQNKIHKIIIMIEMGDLREGVMGEELIAFYGEVLQMPNIEVRGIGTNLNCLSGVMPTQDKLIQLSLYKQLIEAKFNVSIPWVSGGTSVAIPLILKNARPMAVNHFRIGEALFFGKDLFTGDTIENMHNDVFKLYAEIIEITQKPNVPDGELGENVAGNSFSIANIDDLSGTSLRAILDIGLLDMQPQYLEIEDENITIVDASSDMLVVDITNSENNYNIGDLISFKLKYMGALHLLNSDYIEKIVE; encoded by the coding sequence ATGGCATTTATCAAATTATATCGATCAAAACTTCAAGAAAATTATAGTTTTCTGGACGATTTATTCAAATCCAGAAATATCGAATGGGGTGTTGTTTCTAAATTATTATGCGGAAATGTAATCTATTTGAAAGAGTTAATTGCTCTTGGTGCGACTGAAATTCACGATTCCAGAATCAGCAATTTAAAAAAAGTAAAAAAACTAAATCCGGCCATTCAAACTGTTTACATCAAACCGCCGGCAAAGTTGAGTATCAAACGAATTGTAGAATTTGCAGATGTGAGTTTTAACACTGAGATTTTTACCATCAAACTACTTTCAGAAGAAGCGATTAGACAAAATAAAATCCATAAAATTATCATTATGATTGAAATGGGCGATCTACGTGAAGGTGTGATGGGCGAAGAATTAATTGCATTTTATGGCGAAGTTTTACAAATGCCAAACATAGAAGTTCGCGGAATTGGTACGAATTTAAATTGTTTGAGTGGTGTGATGCCAACGCAAGACAAATTGATTCAGCTGAGTTTATACAAACAATTGATTGAAGCCAAATTCAACGTTTCTATTCCGTGGGTTTCGGGCGGGACTTCAGTGGCGATTCCTTTGATACTAAAGAATGCAAGACCGATGGCCGTGAATCATTTTAGAATTGGTGAAGCTCTATTTTTTGGTAAAGATTTATTTACGGGAGATACCATTGAAAATATGCACAACGATGTTTTTAAATTATATGCCGAAATCATCGAAATCACTCAAAAACCGAATGTTCCTGATGGTGAATTAGGTGAAAATGTAGCAGGAAATTCATTTTCAATTGCAAATATTGACGATTTAAGTGGAACATCACTTCGGGCTATTTTAGACATTGGTTTGTTGGATATGCAACCGCAGTATTTAGAGATTGAAGATGAAAACATTACTATTGTTGATGCCAGTTCAGATATGTTGGTGGTTGATATTACAAATTCTGAAAACAACTACAACATTGGTGATTTAATTTCATTTAAACTAAAATATATGGGAGCTTTGCATTTGTTGAATTCTGATTATATTGAAAAAATAGTTGAATAA
- a CDS encoding protein-disulfide reductase DsbD family protein: MKNLFFTLLSFFVITITQAQILDPVKWKTSIEQKSDTEFLLKFDATIEKDWHIFSQFTPDGGSLPSVFIYEDVKNNYQLIGKTTESKYKKVYSDVFEVDEYMFENSAQFQQLVKVINPALKSIKVEVEYQACLEQCIQQFKNFEFQLPVKEGVVSVVETVDSTKINEKLVTKELKAENKKAEKKEEKKGLWTIFIIAFFSGFAALLTPCVFPMIPMTVSYFTKQSKDRSKGIKNAIFYGLSIIVIYVTLGSAITAIFGADSLNELSTSVAFNVIFFALLVFFAASFLGAFEIVLPNSWANKVDRQADRGGIIGIFFMALALAIVSFSCTGPIVGTLIVEAASKGGIAPIVGMLGFSSAIALPFMLFALFPGWMNSLPKSGGWLNTVKVSLGFLELAFAFKFLSNADLVLQLHWFERETFLAIWIAVFGAWALYLFGKLTLPHDSPLTHISVGRLFMGLFVLSFTIYMIPGLWGAPLKIISGFPPPLHYSESPNGVGGSGISSELGALPKGAHSGPHGIIAFHDYEDGLAYAKQINKPILLDFTGYACVNCRKMEDYVWSDTKILSILKNEVVLISLYVDDKKELAENEKYVSKETGKKIKTIGNKWSDFQITKYKANAQPYYLILDIDGNTISDEPASYDPNIDLYEKWLRNGIDKFVK, encoded by the coding sequence ATGAAGAATTTATTTTTTACGCTACTTTCCTTTTTTGTAATTACCATTACGCAAGCACAAATTTTAGATCCGGTAAAATGGAAAACATCCATCGAACAAAAATCGGACACGGAATTTCTATTAAAATTTGACGCAACAATTGAAAAGGATTGGCACATTTTTTCGCAGTTCACGCCAGATGGTGGTTCATTACCTTCGGTTTTTATTTATGAAGATGTAAAAAATAATTATCAACTTATCGGAAAAACAACCGAAAGTAAATATAAAAAAGTTTACAGCGATGTTTTTGAAGTAGATGAATATATGTTTGAAAATTCAGCTCAATTTCAGCAATTGGTAAAAGTCATAAATCCAGCTTTAAAATCAATTAAAGTAGAAGTGGAATACCAAGCGTGTTTGGAACAATGTATTCAACAATTTAAAAATTTTGAATTTCAGTTACCTGTAAAAGAAGGTGTTGTTTCCGTAGTTGAAACAGTAGATTCAACTAAAATTAATGAAAAATTAGTCACAAAAGAATTAAAAGCAGAAAATAAAAAAGCAGAGAAAAAAGAAGAAAAGAAAGGTCTTTGGACAATATTCATCATCGCTTTCTTTTCCGGATTTGCGGCATTATTGACTCCTTGTGTGTTTCCAATGATTCCTATGACAGTGAGTTATTTTACTAAGCAAAGTAAAGACAGGTCGAAAGGTATTAAGAATGCAATATTCTACGGACTTTCCATTATCGTAATTTATGTAACGTTGGGTTCAGCCATAACAGCAATTTTTGGAGCTGATTCTTTGAATGAATTATCAACTAGCGTAGCTTTTAACGTCATTTTCTTTGCATTATTAGTATTTTTTGCTGCCTCATTTTTAGGTGCATTTGAAATCGTTTTACCAAATTCTTGGGCAAATAAAGTGGATCGTCAAGCGGATAGAGGAGGAATTATCGGTATCTTTTTTATGGCATTAGCGTTAGCAATCGTTTCATTTTCTTGTACTGGACCCATTGTGGGAACGTTGATTGTGGAAGCCGCTTCCAAAGGCGGAATTGCTCCAATTGTCGGAATGTTAGGCTTTTCATCAGCCATTGCTTTACCGTTTATGTTGTTCGCATTATTTCCTGGTTGGATGAATTCCTTGCCAAAATCAGGCGGATGGTTAAACACCGTAAAAGTTTCGTTAGGATTTTTAGAATTGGCTTTTGCGTTTAAATTTTTATCAAATGCCGATTTGGTTTTGCAATTACATTGGTTTGAAAGAGAAACCTTTTTAGCGATTTGGATTGCCGTTTTTGGAGCTTGGGCATTGTATTTATTTGGTAAATTAACGTTACCGCACGATAGTCCACTCACTCATATTTCCGTAGGAAGATTATTTATGGGATTGTTTGTGTTGAGTTTTACGATTTATATGATTCCCGGACTTTGGGGAGCACCATTAAAGATAATTTCCGGTTTTCCACCACCGTTGCATTACAGCGAAAGTCCGAATGGAGTTGGTGGAAGTGGAATTTCATCAGAATTAGGAGCTTTGCCAAAAGGAGCACATTCCGGACCGCACGGAATCATAGCTTTTCACGATTATGAAGATGGATTGGCGTATGCCAAACAAATAAACAAACCCATTTTACTTGACTTTACAGGATATGCTTGTGTGAATTGCCGTAAAATGGAAGATTATGTTTGGTCTGACACAAAGATTCTTTCAATTCTAAAAAATGAAGTGGTTTTAATTTCTTTATATGTAGATGATAAAAAAGAACTAGCCGAAAACGAAAAATATGTTTCCAAAGAAACTGGTAAAAAAATCAAAACCATTGGTAATAAATGGAGTGACTTTCAAATCACAAAATACAAAGCCAATGCTCAGCCGTATTATTTGATTTTGGATATCGATGGAAATACTATTTCAGATGAACCCGCAAGTTATGATCCGAACATCGATTTATATGAAAAATGGTTACGAAACGGAATTGACAAGTTTGTAAAATAA
- the tilS gene encoding tRNA lysidine(34) synthetase TilS yields MLTKFQKNINTNFPFLQKAKILIAVSGGLDSMVLLDLISKTKIEFAVAHCNFQLRNDESDEDEDFVKSFCKENSIKGFFQKFDTKQFAEDEKLSIQVAARKLRYEWFYELLATENFDFVLTAHHLDDQLETFLINFSRGTGLDGLLGIPSQNDKIIRPLLFFSRAEIETFANENQLKWREDSSNTSDKYVRNKIRHHVVPILKELNPSFLESFENTIQNLNQAQSLVDDASRIVYRKVVEDVDKQKIINLNELLQLSNYQAYLYQWLMPFGFSAWQDIYDLVEAQSGKQIFSEHFRLVKDRETLIIEPKSDKISDEYFINNNQSELNFPLKLTFCNVSNITISDSKTIFVDSDALKFPLKLRKWQEGDYFYPFGMNGKKKLSKFFKDEKFSIIDKENAWLLCSENQIVWLIGKRLDDRFKVTENTQTIIKIQLV; encoded by the coding sequence ATGCTAACCAAATTCCAAAAAAACATCAACACTAATTTTCCTTTTCTTCAAAAGGCGAAAATTCTCATCGCGGTCAGTGGTGGTTTGGATAGTATGGTTTTGTTAGATTTAATTTCAAAAACGAAAATAGAATTTGCTGTTGCTCATTGCAATTTTCAACTTCGTAATGACGAAAGTGATGAAGATGAAGATTTTGTGAAATCCTTTTGCAAAGAAAATTCTATTAAAGGTTTTTTTCAAAAATTTGATACGAAGCAATTTGCCGAAGACGAAAAATTATCAATTCAAGTTGCCGCACGAAAGTTGCGATACGAATGGTTTTATGAATTGTTAGCAACTGAAAATTTCGATTTTGTTCTTACCGCTCATCATTTAGACGATCAATTGGAAACATTTTTAATCAATTTTTCTCGTGGAACAGGTTTGGATGGATTACTCGGAATTCCATCCCAAAATGATAAAATTATTCGACCATTATTGTTTTTTTCCAGAGCAGAAATTGAAACTTTTGCGAACGAAAATCAGTTGAAATGGAGAGAAGATTCCAGCAATACTTCTGATAAATATGTTCGAAATAAAATTCGTCATCACGTTGTTCCGATTTTAAAAGAATTGAATCCGAGTTTTTTAGAATCGTTTGAAAATACCATTCAAAACCTCAATCAAGCTCAATCGTTGGTAGATGATGCTTCGCGAATTGTGTATCGAAAAGTAGTTGAAGATGTTGATAAACAAAAAATAATTAATCTAAATGAATTGTTGCAACTTTCAAATTATCAAGCGTATTTGTATCAATGGTTGATGCCTTTCGGATTTTCAGCTTGGCAAGATATTTATGATTTGGTGGAAGCTCAATCCGGAAAACAAATTTTTTCGGAACATTTCAGATTAGTGAAAGATAGAGAAACACTGATTATTGAACCAAAATCTGACAAAATTTCTGATGAATATTTTATTAATAATAACCAATCGGAACTTAATTTTCCCTTAAAGTTGACGTTTTGTAACGTAAGTAACATAACTATATCCGATTCAAAAACTATCTTTGTTGATTCTGATGCGTTAAAGTTTCCTTTAAAACTTCGAAAATGGCAAGAAGGTGATTATTTTTACCCTTTTGGAATGAACGGAAAAAAGAAGTTGAGTAAATTTTTTAAAGATGAAAAATTTTCGATAATTGATAAAGAAAATGCCTGGCTTTTATGCTCTGAAAATCAAATTGTTTGGCTAATCGGAAAACGCTTAGACGATCGATTTAAAGTAACCGAAAACACACAAACTATCATAAAAATTCAATTAGTATAA
- a CDS encoding YifB family Mg chelatase-like AAA ATPase, translating to MLVKVFGSAVFGVEATTITVEVNIDKGVGYHLVGLPDNAIKESSYRIAAALKNNGYSLPVKKITINMAPADLRKEGSAYDLTLAIGILVATSQIKAEELSQYVIMGELSLDGGLQPIKGALSIAIKAKEEGFKGFILPIQNVKEAAIVEGLDVYGVENVLQVIDFFEGRGDLQPTLIDTQTEFSRTLEFPEFDFSDVKGQEGIKRCMEIAAAGGHNIILIGPPGSGKTMLAKRMPSILPPMTMKEALETTKIHSVAGKTKEAGLMSQRPFRSPHHTASSVSLVGGGSYPQPGEISLAHNGVLFLDELPEFKREVLEVMRQPLEDREVTISRAKFTITYPSSFMLVASMNPSPGGYFNDPNAPVSSSPAEMQRYLSKISGPLLDRIDIHIEVNPVPFEKLTETRKAESSVEIRKRVTSAREIQSNRFENFDSIHYNAQMGSKHIREYCVLDEASLSLLKTAMERLNLSARAYDRILKVARTIADLEAAENIKPNHIAEAIQYRSLDREGWLG from the coding sequence ATGTTAGTTAAAGTATTCGGAAGTGCCGTTTTCGGTGTAGAAGCCACCACAATTACAGTAGAAGTAAACATCGATAAAGGCGTGGGCTACCACTTGGTTGGATTGCCCGATAATGCCATCAAAGAAAGCAGTTACCGCATTGCTGCCGCTTTAAAAAATAACGGGTATTCTTTACCGGTTAAAAAAATTACCATCAACATGGCTCCGGCCGATTTGCGAAAAGAAGGTTCGGCGTATGATTTAACGCTAGCCATCGGAATTTTAGTGGCTACAAGTCAAATTAAAGCAGAAGAGTTAAGTCAATATGTCATTATGGGCGAGCTTTCACTTGATGGCGGTCTGCAGCCCATAAAAGGAGCTCTATCGATTGCTATTAAAGCGAAAGAAGAAGGTTTTAAAGGATTTATTCTTCCCATTCAAAATGTAAAAGAAGCCGCAATTGTAGAAGGCTTAGATGTGTATGGAGTTGAAAATGTACTTCAAGTCATCGATTTTTTTGAAGGAAGAGGTGATTTGCAACCCACTTTAATTGATACTCAAACCGAATTTTCTCGAACATTAGAATTTCCTGAATTTGATTTTTCAGATGTAAAAGGTCAGGAAGGAATCAAACGTTGTATGGAAATTGCCGCCGCCGGCGGTCATAATATCATTTTAATCGGTCCGCCAGGTTCAGGAAAAACGATGTTAGCCAAACGAATGCCTAGCATTTTACCACCAATGACGATGAAAGAAGCATTGGAAACCACTAAAATTCATTCGGTTGCTGGCAAAACGAAAGAAGCCGGATTAATGAGTCAGCGACCGTTTCGGAGTCCGCATCACACGGCTTCTTCGGTTTCGCTCGTTGGCGGCGGAAGTTATCCACAACCGGGCGAAATTTCATTAGCTCACAATGGTGTTTTATTTTTGGATGAATTGCCTGAATTCAAACGTGAAGTGTTGGAAGTGATGCGTCAACCGTTGGAAGATAGAGAAGTGACGATTTCGAGGGCAAAGTTTACAATTACTTATCCTTCGTCGTTTATGTTGGTTGCGAGTATGAACCCAAGTCCTGGAGGCTATTTTAATGATCCAAATGCTCCGGTAAGTTCTTCTCCGGCGGAAATGCAACGGTATTTGAGCAAAATTTCGGGACCGCTTTTGGATAGAATTGATATACACATTGAAGTAAATCCCGTTCCGTTTGAAAAACTAACTGAAACCCGAAAAGCAGAAAGTAGTGTGGAAATTAGAAAACGAGTGACTTCTGCCAGAGAAATTCAGTCTAATCGATTTGAAAATTTTGATTCGATTCATTACAATGCTCAAATGGGTAGTAAACATATCCGTGAATATTGTGTGTTGGATGAAGCTTCATTGAGTTTACTCAAAACTGCGATGGAACGTTTAAATTTATCCGCCCGAGCGTATGACCGAATTTTAAAAGTTGCCAGAACCATTGCTGATTTAGAGGCTGCAGAAAATATTAAACCTAATCATATTGCTGAGGCAATTCAATATCGAAGTTTGGATCGAGAGGGTTGGCTGGGGTAA
- the alr gene encoding alanine racemase, producing the protein MHTNSVIELNPDSYQNNLLFLKKMYGKNVILSSVVKGNAYGHGIEEFVTMAHKSGVSHFSVFDVAEAQLVKKQLPKKVTILIMGFVSDELMEWVIQNDIEFFVFDKKRLELAIKISKKLNKKAIVHIEVETGMNRTGFVQNELNSLISLLKKEENHIVFKGLCTHFAGAESMSNYFRVKQQIERFEKIYAYFCVKNLIPKIKHSACSAASIMFPETRMDMVRIGIMQYGLWPSPEVFASYISSKKKKIDPLKRVISWKSQVMSIKKIDACEFIGYGTSFMAKEKMKIATIPIGYAHGYSRSLSNKGRVIINQQRCMVVGTVNMNMMLVDVSDIPSIQIGDEVILIGSQEKIDVSVASFSENSNQLNYELLTRISKSIPRKILI; encoded by the coding sequence ATGCACACTAACTCGGTTATCGAACTTAATCCCGATTCATATCAAAATAACCTACTTTTTCTAAAGAAAATGTATGGCAAAAACGTCATTCTTTCTTCTGTTGTAAAAGGAAATGCGTATGGTCACGGCATTGAAGAATTTGTCACAATGGCTCATAAAAGTGGTGTTTCACATTTTTCTGTTTTTGATGTTGCCGAAGCTCAACTCGTTAAAAAACAACTTCCTAAAAAAGTTACCATTTTGATTATGGGATTTGTTTCAGATGAACTGATGGAATGGGTTATTCAAAATGACATTGAATTTTTTGTATTTGATAAAAAAAGGTTAGAATTAGCCATTAAAATCAGTAAAAAGTTAAACAAAAAAGCCATCGTTCACATTGAAGTGGAGACCGGAATGAATCGTACCGGTTTTGTTCAAAATGAATTAAACAGCCTAATTTCTTTACTAAAAAAAGAAGAAAATCATATCGTATTTAAAGGATTATGCACTCATTTTGCAGGAGCAGAAAGTATGTCAAATTACTTTAGAGTCAAACAACAAATTGAGCGATTTGAAAAAATATATGCTTATTTCTGTGTGAAAAATTTAATCCCGAAGATAAAACATTCCGCTTGTTCAGCCGCTTCAATTATGTTTCCGGAAACCAGAATGGATATGGTTCGCATCGGAATTATGCAATATGGATTATGGCCAAGTCCTGAAGTTTTTGCCAGTTATATATCCTCCAAAAAGAAGAAAATTGATCCGTTAAAAAGGGTAATCTCGTGGAAAAGTCAAGTGATGAGTATCAAAAAAATTGATGCGTGCGAATTCATTGGCTACGGAACGAGTTTTATGGCGAAAGAAAAAATGAAAATTGCAACTATTCCAATTGGTTATGCTCACGGTTACAGTCGTTCGCTGAGCAACAAAGGTCGAGTGATTATCAATCAACAGCGATGTATGGTGGTGGGAACGGTGAATATGAATATGATGTTGGTGGATGTTTCGGATATTCCTTCCATTCAAATTGGCGATGAAGTAATTCTCATCGGAAGCCAAGAAAAAATTGATGTTTCGGTAGCTTCGTTTAGCGAAAACAGTAATCAATTAAATTATGAATTACTCACGAGAATTTCAAAATCAATTCCCAGAAAAATTTTAATCTAA